From Stigmatopora nigra isolate UIUO_SnigA chromosome 5, RoL_Snig_1.1, whole genome shotgun sequence, a single genomic window includes:
- the nme7 gene encoding nucleoside diphosphate kinase homolog 7 isoform X2 produces MDEEKIRFAFLADWYDPVASLLRRYQLFYYPHDSSVEMFDVKNQRIFLRRTIYNQLPPRDLFVGSRVNIFSRQLHIIDYADKFTAQKLGCKKERTLALLKPNGINRVGDVLEMVNAANLMITNAKMVHLTWSQAADFYADHQPKPYFNTLVQQMTSGPVVVLELVGDEAVSVWKKISEPWESVGDDEAQQTPWEQLGPEIAHASDSLAAAAKELEFFFPTTICHGPINTALYTQSTCCIIKPHAISQGLAGKIVNSIIAAGFHISALRMFNVDRANAEEFYEVYKGVVAEYGDMVTELSLGPCLVLELHGADVAKNFRDFCGPADPEIARHLRPSTLRAIFGTDKVKNAVHCTDLSEDALLEVQ; encoded by the exons ATGGAT GAGGAGAAAATCCGTTTCGCCTTCCTGGCCGATTGGTACGACCCGGTGGCATCTCTCCTGCGGCGCTACCAGCTCTTCTACTACCCCCATGACAGCTCCGTGGAGATG TTTGACGTCAAGAACCAACGCATCTTCCTGCGGCGGACCATTTACAACCAACTGCCGCCACGGGATCTATTTGTGGGAAGCCGAGTGAACATCTTCTCGCGTCAACTCCACATCATCGATTATGCTGACAAGTTCACGGCCCAAAAGCTGGGATGCAAAAAAGAACG GACCCTCGCGCTGCTCAAACCGAATGGAATCAACAGGGTGGGCGATGTCCTGGAAATGGTCAACGCGGCTAATCTGATGATCACCAACGCCAAGATGGTGCACTTGACATG gagccAGGCTGCAGATTTTTATGCAGACCATCAGCCGAAGCCCTATTTCAA TACACTGGTGCAGCAGATGACGTCCGGTCCCGTGGTGGTGTTGGAACTGGTGGGCGACGAGGCCGTGTCCGTTTGGAAGAAGATCTCGGAACCGTGGGAATCGGTGGGCGACGACGAGGCCCAGCAAACCCCCTGGGAGCAGCTGGGCCCCGAAATCGCACACGCTTCTGATTCGCTGGCTGCTGCCGCTAAA GAACTGGAGTTCTTCTTCCCGACAACTATCTGCCACGGTCCAATCAACACGGCCCTCTACACCCAGAGCACGTGTTGTATTATCAAACCTCACGCTATTTCACAag GACTGGCCGGGAAGATCGTCAACTCCATCATAGCGGCCGGATTCCACATCTCGGCTCTGAGAATG TTCAACGTGGATCGAGCCAACGCCGAAGAATTCTATGAAGTCTACAAAGGCGTTGTGGCGGAATATGGG gACATGGTGACCGAGCTGTCTTTGGGCCCTTGCCTGGTCCTGGAACTCCACGGCGCCGACGTGGCCAAGAATTTCCGTGACTTCTGCGGGCCGGCTGATCCG GAGATCGCCCGTCACCTGCGTCCGTCCACGCTGCGCGCCATCTTTGGCACCGACAAAGTCAAGAACGCCGTCCACTGTACCGACCTTTCCGAAGACGCCTTACTAGAG gtacagtaa
- the nme7 gene encoding nucleoside diphosphate kinase homolog 7 isoform X1 — MDEEKIRFAFLADWYDPVASLLRRYQLFYYPHDSSVEMFDVKNQRIFLRRTIYNQLPPRDLFVGSRVNIFSRQLHIIDYADKFTAQKLGCKKERTLALLKPNGINRVGDVLEMVNAANLMITNAKMVHLTWSQAADFYADHQPKPYFNTLVQQMTSGPVVVLELVGDEAVSVWKKISEPWESVGDDEAQQTPWEQLGPEIAHASDSLAAAAKELEFFFPTTICHGPINTALYTQSTCCIIKPHAISQGLAGKIVNSIIAAGFHISALRMFNVDRANAEEFYEVYKGVVAEYGDMVTELSLGPCLVLELHGADVAKNFRDFCGPADPEIARHLRPSTLRAIFGTDKVKNAVHCTDLSEDALLEVQYFFKILDG; from the exons ATGGAT GAGGAGAAAATCCGTTTCGCCTTCCTGGCCGATTGGTACGACCCGGTGGCATCTCTCCTGCGGCGCTACCAGCTCTTCTACTACCCCCATGACAGCTCCGTGGAGATG TTTGACGTCAAGAACCAACGCATCTTCCTGCGGCGGACCATTTACAACCAACTGCCGCCACGGGATCTATTTGTGGGAAGCCGAGTGAACATCTTCTCGCGTCAACTCCACATCATCGATTATGCTGACAAGTTCACGGCCCAAAAGCTGGGATGCAAAAAAGAACG GACCCTCGCGCTGCTCAAACCGAATGGAATCAACAGGGTGGGCGATGTCCTGGAAATGGTCAACGCGGCTAATCTGATGATCACCAACGCCAAGATGGTGCACTTGACATG gagccAGGCTGCAGATTTTTATGCAGACCATCAGCCGAAGCCCTATTTCAA TACACTGGTGCAGCAGATGACGTCCGGTCCCGTGGTGGTGTTGGAACTGGTGGGCGACGAGGCCGTGTCCGTTTGGAAGAAGATCTCGGAACCGTGGGAATCGGTGGGCGACGACGAGGCCCAGCAAACCCCCTGGGAGCAGCTGGGCCCCGAAATCGCACACGCTTCTGATTCGCTGGCTGCTGCCGCTAAA GAACTGGAGTTCTTCTTCCCGACAACTATCTGCCACGGTCCAATCAACACGGCCCTCTACACCCAGAGCACGTGTTGTATTATCAAACCTCACGCTATTTCACAag GACTGGCCGGGAAGATCGTCAACTCCATCATAGCGGCCGGATTCCACATCTCGGCTCTGAGAATG TTCAACGTGGATCGAGCCAACGCCGAAGAATTCTATGAAGTCTACAAAGGCGTTGTGGCGGAATATGGG gACATGGTGACCGAGCTGTCTTTGGGCCCTTGCCTGGTCCTGGAACTCCACGGCGCCGACGTGGCCAAGAATTTCCGTGACTTCTGCGGGCCGGCTGATCCG GAGATCGCCCGTCACCTGCGTCCGTCCACGCTGCGCGCCATCTTTGGCACCGACAAAGTCAAGAACGCCGTCCACTGTACCGACCTTTCCGAAGACGCCTTACTAGAG GTGCAGTATTTCTTCAAGATCTTGGACGGTTAG
- the nme7 gene encoding nucleoside diphosphate kinase homolog 7 isoform X3, with the protein MNAGEAFDVKNQRIFLRRTIYNQLPPRDLFVGSRVNIFSRQLHIIDYADKFTAQKLGCKKERTLALLKPNGINRVGDVLEMVNAANLMITNAKMVHLTWSQAADFYADHQPKPYFNTLVQQMTSGPVVVLELVGDEAVSVWKKISEPWESVGDDEAQQTPWEQLGPEIAHASDSLAAAAKELEFFFPTTICHGPINTALYTQSTCCIIKPHAISQGLAGKIVNSIIAAGFHISALRMFNVDRANAEEFYEVYKGVVAEYGDMVTELSLGPCLVLELHGADVAKNFRDFCGPADPEIARHLRPSTLRAIFGTDKVKNAVHCTDLSEDALLEVQYFFKILDG; encoded by the exons ATGAACGCCGGCGAGGCA TTTGACGTCAAGAACCAACGCATCTTCCTGCGGCGGACCATTTACAACCAACTGCCGCCACGGGATCTATTTGTGGGAAGCCGAGTGAACATCTTCTCGCGTCAACTCCACATCATCGATTATGCTGACAAGTTCACGGCCCAAAAGCTGGGATGCAAAAAAGAACG GACCCTCGCGCTGCTCAAACCGAATGGAATCAACAGGGTGGGCGATGTCCTGGAAATGGTCAACGCGGCTAATCTGATGATCACCAACGCCAAGATGGTGCACTTGACATG gagccAGGCTGCAGATTTTTATGCAGACCATCAGCCGAAGCCCTATTTCAA TACACTGGTGCAGCAGATGACGTCCGGTCCCGTGGTGGTGTTGGAACTGGTGGGCGACGAGGCCGTGTCCGTTTGGAAGAAGATCTCGGAACCGTGGGAATCGGTGGGCGACGACGAGGCCCAGCAAACCCCCTGGGAGCAGCTGGGCCCCGAAATCGCACACGCTTCTGATTCGCTGGCTGCTGCCGCTAAA GAACTGGAGTTCTTCTTCCCGACAACTATCTGCCACGGTCCAATCAACACGGCCCTCTACACCCAGAGCACGTGTTGTATTATCAAACCTCACGCTATTTCACAag GACTGGCCGGGAAGATCGTCAACTCCATCATAGCGGCCGGATTCCACATCTCGGCTCTGAGAATG TTCAACGTGGATCGAGCCAACGCCGAAGAATTCTATGAAGTCTACAAAGGCGTTGTGGCGGAATATGGG gACATGGTGACCGAGCTGTCTTTGGGCCCTTGCCTGGTCCTGGAACTCCACGGCGCCGACGTGGCCAAGAATTTCCGTGACTTCTGCGGGCCGGCTGATCCG GAGATCGCCCGTCACCTGCGTCCGTCCACGCTGCGCGCCATCTTTGGCACCGACAAAGTCAAGAACGCCGTCCACTGTACCGACCTTTCCGAAGACGCCTTACTAGAG GTGCAGTATTTCTTCAAGATCTTGGACGGTTAG